The DNA region AATAACCAACAGCATCAAGCAATACATGTCCACATCTTACGAGGCGCTTCCCACACCCATACGCACAGCGGATCTGGATTTCATTTCGGGAACGGTCGATCTGTTCAATCCGTCTTCACAGATGCTTTCGGTAAACACCTTATATCTTGACATAGGCCAAGGAATGACCGTCAACAGGCTGTATACGACCGGTGAGAACGGAAAGTACTCCAATGTACATGTCGCATTGACAGGGGCACACATCGGCTATATGACGAATGTGTCCTCCAAGATAGGATATCTCCAGTATGATTTCGTATCGGGAGAGATAGATTATCTCTGCCTTGGTGCGAATACCGAGCACACGTCGAACAGGATCATGTCAGGCATGGCAACATCCTATGTGAGCGGCGACGTAAACGTCCGTATCGGAAGCATGGTTACTGTCAAGAACTGCATCATAGGTGCAGGGATCATCAATATGCCCAAGATGTTGTGCAACGGCGATACACTGGCCAGTGTTCCCACTCACATGGTGGTCATCGATGCCCCCGATGTTACCGTTTACAACGATACGGCCTTCCTTAATGAGCGCAGGACATCGGCCTATCACTTCAACAATTACAAGATAGGGCAGAATCCCTACGCAAGTTCAGTCATGGATTCGTTTAATCTGAACAATGAATCTTCCAAGGTCTATGCAGATGACGGTGTCTGGCCTTCCATATCATCAAGTACACTGTCTGCGGGATCCATCCTCTCGCTCAACACCAGGTTCTACATACAGACGGACGCAGTATTCACGGTCCCGAAGGGAGCAACCATGTATAATGTGGAGGACATAGTCCTTTGCGGAACACTCAATATCGAGGGAAAGATGGTCAATAACTCGGTCATCCAGTGCAGGTCTTCATCTGAAGTCAACGGTGAACTCGAAGGTATCGGATATCTAGCGGACTTCGTCTATTATTCGAGCTCTACCGACTCCATCAAGGTCATGTCTCAAAGGGACGCCGTTGTGATAAGCTTGCAGGATGAGGATGCCATAGAGAGCATCACGGCGACACTTGGAGAAGGAAAGGCCACTGTCGTCATATCAACCGATGGTTCCAAGATCAGCGGTAACCAGTTCGTGATCGCACTCACAGGATCTTCTGGATCCGGAGATTTCGATAAGGAACTGAGGCTTGATATCAGAGGTATCGACAGCAATATCTTGGATAAATGCACCGTTAACATCCATATGAATGTGGATCCGCTGGTTTGCAACGCTATCTATGTCCAGGATCCTCAGACAGAAGGGTTCGATATCCTTACCACAGCAGAATACGATTCTCAGATCGATTTCGCAGCAGGAAAGCACCAGAAATTCTACCTATTGTCCTACACAACTGAGAGGCCAGAACTCCCTGATGATTCCAAGGATTCAGGCATGTCTACTTTCGATTATGCTCTGATAGCGGCTATCGTGGCCGTATTCGCAGTTACTCTCTACGCTCTGTTCACGATGAAGCGTGACTGATTCTAGCCACCATCCTGTAGCCGTTCTCGCCCGGACCGTATAGGTCGAAGACCTTCTCAGTGATGGTGAATCCGCGTTTAGTGTAGAACTTGTATGCCGATGAATTGTCCGTACGGAGTTCGAGCTGCATCTCTGTGTAGCCTGACATGTAGCATTTCGTTCTGAAAGTATCGAAGAGTTTGCTCCCAATGCCCTGTCCCCTGTATTTGGAGTCTACAGCGAACAGGGCAATGGATGCTCTGCCGTTGTTAAGCCTTGTCCCGCACAAAGCGCCTACCAGGTTACCGAAGAGGTCGACGGCGACATACTGGCCTTCCGGCCAGAAGGACATGAAGTACTGGATGACGTCCAGTGAGAACGTTCCATCCAGATTTGAGTTCATGAGGGCATAGACGGATACCATGTCCTCAGGCTTCATGTTCCTATAGATGATCATCTCTTCTTGCCCTTCTTTCCTTTCTTCTTTTTCTTGCCGCCGGTAGACAGTTTGAATATGGCGGCTATTATTGCAAGCAGGACGATAGCGATGGGTGCCAGATACGGTTTGATCTTGTCAAAGAAGCTGTCTCCCGACCCGGGATCGTCTTTTCCTACAGTGAACTTCTTGGAATCCATTCCCTGGTTGCCTTCGGAATCGGTTACCTTGACCTTCAGCACGTGTGTTCCGTCGTTGACATTGAAGACAGTGCGAGGTACTGAAGTTGTTTTGACCGTACCGTCAAGATCCCACTCATAAGTGAAGGTTCCCGTCTGTTCTACATTGGCCAATGCTGTTATTTCTCCAGCGGAATCATAGTGATCCTTGACCTCTGTGAGGGTCACATCCAATCCGGAATAGATGTAGTTCTTATCGAAATCTATGGTATATTCGGCAGCGTAGAAGTCAGCCACATCTTTTGATGCTATGACCACACACATCTCCCTGTTGTCGGTAAAGGATGTTGTTGTCCAGTTAACTGAACTGACCAGGGTTGTATTGTCCGATATCACTCCTTTGTTGTGAACGTAAGGCTTGGACATCGCTGCAGCCTTGATCTTGGAGGTCATGTTGATCTGCGCCACCGCCTTCTTCGCTTCGTCTGCATCGACAGCGGAGTTGAGAATGAACTTCGTATCAACACCTTTCGAAGCCTGGTCTGCTAAATGTTTCATGGGTGATTCCTTATCGAAGTCCAAATAGGAGCTGGTAAGGCTCTGTTGCTGAGAATAGACTCTGGTTGATGCTTTGTCTATGTAATAGTTAGTTGCATACAAAGAACTGGTAGGTGACATCACAGGCGTTACCTTGGCCGTATATGTAACGGTGGGGTACGTGTCCCTCGGTTTTTCGTAGTAGACCGTTGCAGCTTCGACGTTGGGGAGGAACGCCTCGAATGTGATGACGTCTCCGTACTGCATGGAATAGTCGTTGTTGAATACATTCAGCATATAGGATGCATACTCTTTGCTCTCAACTATGGCACCCCATCCGCGATTGCCCTTACCATCCTCAGCATTCTTTACGACCTTACCGTTCAGATTGTCCGTGACCCAATTCTCTGAGGTCACGATGACCGTCTTCTCGTCCACTATACAGTATTTTGCATGCACGTAAGTGTATCTGGACAGATCTCCGCCGATGAACCTTACCTCTCCTCCCGCATCGATGACCGCTTTCATCTTCTTGGCATCCGATGCCAAAGTGCTGTAGCCTAGGGGGCTCTTTTCGAGCAGTATCGTTACCTTTACACCTTTATCTTGGAGTTCCTTCAGCAATCCGTAAAGATTGGTGTTGGTGAGCTCATACATCGTGATGTAGACGTTCTTCTCGGCCTTCTCGAGTGTCTCGAATACAGGTATGCCCCCACTGTTGGGGAACAGGAACGGGGTGACTTTGGCATCGTATTGTAGGTCGGGATCGAAGTAATTGGGCATTACTCCCCAGCGGTAGTACGATTTTGCAGATGATGTGGAGAAATCACTTCTAACGGCGAAATCATTGGATTTCTTGGACATCGAAGGATAAGGTTCGCCGACCCATTCTGTACCTTCAGAGACGGTGACATTACCGAAGAAGAAAGCATCGATGATCGTTTCTCCTTTCTTGAGGAATAGATCATCGCCTTTGTCGTTCAAAGAGAAATTACTGCTTGCCTTGATTCCTTTCTCTCCGTACAGGTAATAGGAATCAGCGTGGTTGATGAAATAAGAGTCCTTGGTATCATCTGCTTTCACAATTGTGATGGTCTCTTTGGAATCCAACATTATGGTTTCCTCGAAGACCAGTTTACCTTCGTTGTCGGTCAGCGAATAGTTCTTCAAATCAACTGCGGAGCTTCCGGAGTTGTAAAGGGT from Thermoplasmata archaeon includes:
- a CDS encoding GNAT family N-acetyltransferase codes for the protein MIIYRNMKPEDMVSVYALMNSNLDGTFSLDVIQYFMSFWPEGQYVAVDLFGNLVGALCGTRLNNGRASIALFAVDSKYRGQGIGSKLFDTFRTKCYMSGYTEMQLELRTDNSSAYKFYTKRGFTITEKVFDLYGPGENGYRMVARISHASS